From a single Mycosarcoma maydis chromosome 2, whole genome shotgun sequence genomic region:
- a CDS encoding uncharacterized protein (related to 6-phosphofructo-2-kinase) yields MAAPLYTTASGQLYHAGKILIATVGLPARGKTHLSHAIERYLTWLGVKSGVFSLGDHRRKVLGGADKIPADYFSTGPKSESTEKLRKSILDDFDDTVIDFFFEQGGQVVLYDANNSVQSRRYAIREKYGKLGVHVMFLESICTDPKVVEANVRSVKLSSPDYTNWDPEKAMQNYYERIAGHEKSYEPIENPSFPYIKLINVGEQVVVNNIQGYLQSRIVFFLMNIHNRHRTIYLARAGEALVEHLYKADADLSSLGWDYADELAHFMLNLRRKKAGLAPIEANRDGGAASKDSFMEQDSKAFEVWTSQRRRSSHTAYPLAEAGYKVIERSQLSEMNPGIVDGMTVEEVKRRFPDEYERKLREPYSHRFPRAESYHDLSVRLEPIIFELERTRNDVLIIGQSSVLRCLIAYLQGLQPHEIPSIQVREGQLIEILPQAYGVQTEVHEFWDSVARRKERDAAFDDLGEEGEDNTAKKTLVHINEMVMTSDGTAATTEGVKGERNSSRSPARLQWAQRRNSSGKSPEGIRADREAIRELEAQLRDSQIKQHSERPNL; encoded by the coding sequence ATGGCAGCGCCGCTCTACACCACAGCCTCTGGCCAGCTGTATCACGCTGGTAAGATTCTCATCGCAACCGTTGGTCTTCCCGCCCGAGGCAAAACGCATCTTTCGCACGCCATCGAGCGATACCTTACATGGCTTGGTGTCAAGTCGGGCGTATTTTCACTCGGTGACCACCGTCGCAAGGTGCTTGGAGGGGCTGACAAGATTCCAGCCGACTACTTTTCCACGGGTCCCAAGAGCGAAAGTACCGAAAAATTACGCAAAAGCATCCTCGATGATTTCGACGACACTGTTATAGACTTTTTCTTCGAACAAGGTGGACAAGTGGTACTGTACGATGCAAACAATTCGGTGCAGAGCAGAAGATATGCAATTCGCGAAAAGTACGGCAAACTCGGGGTGCATGTCATGTTCCTGGAGAGCATCTGTACTGATCCCAAAGTGGTCGAGGCCAACGTGcgaagcgtcaagctgAGCAGTCCTGATTACACCAACTGGGACCCGGAAAAGGCGATGCAGAACTACTACGAGCGTATCGCAGGACACGAAAAGAGCTACGAGCCAATTGAAAATCCCAGCTTCCCATACATCAAGCTTATCAACGTAGGAGAACAAGTGGTGGTCAACAACATCCAAGGCTATCTGCAGTCGCGTATCGTTTTTTTCTTGATGAACATCCACAACCGACATCGAACCATCTATCTCGCTCGAGCGGGCGAGGCGCTGGTTGAGCATCTGTACAAGGCCGATGCGGATCTCTCTTCGCTTGGTTGGGATTACGCAGACGAGCTAGCACATTTCATGCTCAACCTGCGAAGGAAGAAAGCTGGTCTTGCGCCTATTGAAGCAAACAGAGATGGCGGCGCAGCGAGCAAGGACAGTTTTATGGAGCAGGACAGCAAGGCCTTCGAAGTATGGACCTCGCAACGACGTCGTTCTTCGCACACTGCCTATCCACTCGCCGAGGCGGGGTACAAAGTTATCGAACGTTCGCagttgagcgagatgaaTCCAGGCATCGTTGATGGTATGACGGTCGAGGAAGTCAAGCGACGCTTCCCCGACGAATACGAACGCAAGCTGCGCGAGCCTTACTCTCACCGTTTTCCGCGCGCTGAGTCGTACCACGACCTATCGGTGCGTCTGGAACCCATCATCTTTGAACTTGAACGTACGCGCAACGATGTGCTCATCATCGGCCAGTCGTCCGTGTTACGTTGTCTCATTGCGTACTTGCAGGGACTACAGCCGCACGAGATTCCAAGCATTCAAGTGAGGGAGGGGCAATTGATCGAGATCTTGCCCCAGGCCTATGGAGTCCAGACCGAGGTGCACGAATTTTGGGATTCCGTCGCTAGGAGAAAGGAGCGCGATGCAGCTTTTGACGATCTCGGAGAAGAGGGTGAGGATAACACGGCCAAGAAGACCTTGGTACACATCAATGAGATGGTCATGACCAGCGATGGAACAGCGGCAACGACGGAAGGAGTTAAGGGAGAACGAAATTCTAGTCGATCGCCTGCGAGATTGCAGTGGGCACAGAGGAGGAACAGTTCGGGTAAGAGTCCAGAGGGAATCAGAGCTGACAGAGAGGCCATTCGCGAGTTGGAAGCTCAGCTTAGAGATAGTCAGATCAAGCAACACTCGGAACGCCCGAATTTGTAG